The genomic stretch CACAGCAACAGAACTCATGGGAAGATCCAGTAAAGAAGATGAGGGACCGCTGCAAGCTGCCAGCCTCAAGCCGATGCGCGACTTGAAGCTGGCTGCTGCTCTACGCTGGTGTTACTTGGCAGCCTTGATGGCGGTGCCGAGTTTCTTCGCAGCGTCGGCCGGGTCGGCTTTCGGGTCGTTGATGTAGTTGGTCACGACATCAAAGAACGCACCCTGTACGGCCAGCGTGGTCGCCATGTTGTGCGCCATGCTCGGCTGCAGGCCGCCGTTCTTGGCGTCTGCCAGGAAGTCCTTGGCAGCGGTCTGGGCGCAGGAGTCGAAACCGTACTTGCCCATGTCGGCGAGCATGTCGTTGCGCACCGGGATCGAGCCCTTGTTGATGCTGAAGACTTTCTGGAAGTTTTCACCCAGCACGACTTTGGCGATGTCCTGCTGACCGGCCGCGGTGCCCGCGTCCTTCTGCTTGAACACGGCCAGGGAATCGATGTTGTAGGTGAACGCCTTGTCGGTGCCCGGGAAGGCTACGCACTCGTAATCCTTGCCGGCGACTTTCTTGGCGGCGGTCCATTCGGACTTGGCCCAGTCACCCATGATCTGCATGCCGGCCTTGCCGTTGATGACCTTGGCCGCTTCCAGGTTCCAGTCCTGGCCTTTGCCGTCCTGGTCCATGTAGGTCGCGACTTTCTTCAGCTCGGTCAGGGCCTTGACCATTTCCGGACCGGTCAGGGCAGCGTTGTCCAGGTCGACCAGGGCTTTCTTGTAACCATCAACGCCCATCACCGACAGCACGACCGCTTCAAACACGGTGCTGTCCTGCCAAGGCTGGCCGCCGTGGGCCAGCGGAATGAAACCCGCAGCCTTGAGCTTGTCACCGGCGGCGTAGAATTCTGCGAGGGTGGTCGGGGCTTTTTCGATACCGGCTTTCTTGAAGACTTCCGGGTTGATCCACAGCCAGTTCACACGGTGAATGTTCACCGGAACGGCTACGTAATCACCTTCGAACTTCACGGTGTCGGAGACTTTCTTGTCGAGCAGGCTGTCCCACTTCTCGGACTTGGAAACGTCCTTCAGCACGTCAGTGTCGAGCAGACCGGTCGACGCCCATTCCTGGATGTCCGGGCCTTTGATCTGGGCAACGCCCGGCGGGTTGCCGGCGACGGCACGGCTTTTCAGCACGGTCATGGCAGTCGCACCGCCACCACCGGCGACAGCGCCGTCTTTCCAGGTGAAACCGTCTTTTTCCACTTGTGCCTTGAGCACATCGACAGCAGCTTTTTCGCCACCGGACGTCCACCAATGCACGACTTCCACCGAACCTTTGGATTCGGCAGCGGAAACACTCAGGGGCAGCACAGCGAGCGGGAACAGGGAGGCGACAGAAATGACAGTAGCGAGGCGAGAAATCGCATTCATCTGAGATGTACCTTTCTTGTTGTTATGCATGCAAGTCTGGTGCTTGCGCTGCACACGAGTTTAAACAGAGCGCTTCCCTTCGCAGGTAACGAAGGGACGCGCAAATGTCACCGCATGGTTACACAGGAACGGGCCGGGACAACTGTGCCAGCGCAGTCGCCATGCTCGGCGCCAGCGGCAGACGCGGGATCAGCACCGCCTGCCAGGCGTGATACAGATCCGGTTTGCCCGCCCAGATATCGGCACTTGGGTGGTTTTGCGGATCGAGTTCGTGATGCCAGCTGCCATCGCAACGGTCGATGAAATTCGCTTCGCAAAATTCCCAGAACAGTCGGTACCAGGTTTCGTACTGCGCATCGCCGGTACGTTTGAGCAAGGCACTGGCAGCAGCGCTGGCCTCGGCGTGGGTCCAGTGCAGGCGATGGCGCACCACCGCTTTGTTGTCCCAGTCGAGGGTGTAGACGATGCCCGGGGCGCCATCGACGTCCCAGCCATGAAGGCAGTTATTCTCGAACAGCTTTTGCGCATCGGTGGCCAGCCAGCCCGGCGTGAGCATCCCGGCCTGGACCCGCGCCGCTTCAAGGTGCAGCAACAGTCGCGCCCATTCGAAACCGTGGCCCGGCGTAGTGCCGTAAGGACGGAAACCGTCGGCGGGATTGTCGTGGTTGTATTCACGCAGCGGCTGCCAGTTTCGGTCGAAATGCTCGATCACCAGGTAGTCGTTGGCGGCGGCGTGACCATGAATTACCCGCTCGACGATGCGCTGCGCACGTACCAGCCAGCGCGGGTCTGCGGTGACATCGGCCAGCGCGAGGAACGCTTCGGTGGCGTGCATGTTGCTGTTGGCGCCGCGATAGGCTTCCTCTTCACGCCAGTCGCGATTGAAGAATTCGCGCATGGCGCCCTCTTCTTCGCTCCAGAAATACGTGTCGATAATGTCGATGGCGTCATCCAGCAACGCCTGTGCGCCAGGACGCTGGGCGACCACAGCGGAACTGGCCGCGAGGGCCACGAAAGCATGCAGATAGGCGTTCTTGCCGGTGTTGCCATCACGGTGTTCGGCAACCGCAAACCAGCCGCCATGCAGCGCATCGCGCAACGGGCCGCGCAACGCCTGGATGCCGTGATCGACCAGCTCGGCAAACCCCGGCAGGCCCTGAATATGGGCCATGGCGAAGCTGTGGGTCATGCGCGCGGTGTTCATGGTTTCGGCTTGCGCACCGGCCTGAAGCTGGCCGCGCTCATCGAGATTGCCGAAGCCTTCGGGCAGTCGCGAAGCCTTGGCAAATGCCAGCAGGCGCAGGCCTTCGTCGGCGAGCCATTGCTGGTGGGCAGGGGCGTTCAGCCAACTGCTGAAGCCCGGATTGAAGTGATCCATGGAAGGCCTTTTTTGTTGTTATGACTGCGGGCAGTCTAAACAACG from Pseudomonas allokribbensis encodes the following:
- a CDS encoding ABC transporter substrate-binding protein, which produces MNAISRLATVISVASLFPLAVLPLSVSAAESKGSVEVVHWWTSGGEKAAVDVLKAQVEKDGFTWKDGAVAGGGGATAMTVLKSRAVAGNPPGVAQIKGPDIQEWASTGLLDTDVLKDVSKSEKWDSLLDKKVSDTVKFEGDYVAVPVNIHRVNWLWINPEVFKKAGIEKAPTTLAEFYAAGDKLKAAGFIPLAHGGQPWQDSTVFEAVVLSVMGVDGYKKALVDLDNAALTGPEMVKALTELKKVATYMDQDGKGQDWNLEAAKVINGKAGMQIMGDWAKSEWTAAKKVAGKDYECVAFPGTDKAFTYNIDSLAVFKQKDAGTAAGQQDIAKVVLGENFQKVFSINKGSIPVRNDMLADMGKYGFDSCAQTAAKDFLADAKNGGLQPSMAHNMATTLAVQGAFFDVVTNYINDPKADPADAAKKLGTAIKAAK
- a CDS encoding AGE family epimerase/isomerase; protein product: MDHFNPGFSSWLNAPAHQQWLADEGLRLLAFAKASRLPEGFGNLDERGQLQAGAQAETMNTARMTHSFAMAHIQGLPGFAELVDHGIQALRGPLRDALHGGWFAVAEHRDGNTGKNAYLHAFVALAASSAVVAQRPGAQALLDDAIDIIDTYFWSEEEGAMREFFNRDWREEEAYRGANSNMHATEAFLALADVTADPRWLVRAQRIVERVIHGHAAANDYLVIEHFDRNWQPLREYNHDNPADGFRPYGTTPGHGFEWARLLLHLEAARVQAGMLTPGWLATDAQKLFENNCLHGWDVDGAPGIVYTLDWDNKAVVRHRLHWTHAEASAAASALLKRTGDAQYETWYRLFWEFCEANFIDRCDGSWHHELDPQNHPSADIWAGKPDLYHAWQAVLIPRLPLAPSMATALAQLSRPVPV